A genomic window from Streptomyces sp. WMMC940 includes:
- a CDS encoding S8 family peptidase gives MPKIFGAALLVLALAAAPSATAVAGTTAQSGQTTGQTTGRYIVTLEHTPAAESADAAVNAAVGRASSMGAVVVHVYRHALQGYAASMTAATAAALADEPGVRSVEPDLPVRIAAQSVPTGVDRVEADLSATAAIDGKDTRVDADVAVIDTGIDADHPDLNVHEAGGKNCWLPILPPMDMHGHGTHVAGTIGALDNGTGVVGVAPGVRLWPVQVLSPFGSGSTSNVICGIDHVTEHADEIDVVNMSLGGSGTDDGNCGKTNNDAMHQAICNSVAKGVTYAVAAGNDHTDAAGFVPAAYDEVITVSALADFDGKPGGLGSPTCRSDRDDTFANFSNYGRDVDLIAPGVCIRSTFMNGGYSTLSGTSMAAPHVAGGAALHRATHPGASPAEVRSALVAAGGTDWTWPSEDGDGVKEPLLRLRSF, from the coding sequence ATGCCCAAGATCTTCGGCGCTGCGCTGCTCGTCCTCGCACTCGCGGCCGCCCCGTCGGCCACCGCGGTCGCCGGCACGACCGCCCAGTCCGGTCAGACCACCGGTCAGACCACCGGCCGGTACATCGTGACGCTCGAGCACACCCCCGCGGCCGAGAGCGCCGACGCCGCCGTGAACGCGGCCGTCGGGCGGGCGTCGTCCATGGGCGCCGTGGTGGTGCACGTCTACCGGCACGCCCTGCAGGGCTACGCGGCGTCGATGACCGCGGCCACGGCGGCCGCGCTCGCGGACGAGCCGGGGGTCCGGTCCGTGGAGCCCGACCTTCCGGTGCGGATCGCCGCCCAGTCGGTGCCGACCGGGGTGGACAGGGTGGAGGCCGACCTCAGCGCGACCGCCGCGATCGACGGCAAGGACACCCGGGTCGACGCGGACGTGGCGGTCATCGACACCGGTATCGACGCGGACCACCCGGATCTCAACGTGCACGAGGCCGGGGGCAAGAACTGCTGGCTGCCGATCCTTCCGCCCATGGACATGCACGGTCACGGCACGCATGTGGCCGGCACGATCGGTGCCCTCGACAACGGCACGGGGGTGGTCGGCGTGGCACCGGGCGTACGGCTCTGGCCGGTCCAGGTGCTCAGCCCGTTCGGTTCCGGCAGCACCTCGAACGTCATCTGCGGCATCGACCACGTCACCGAGCACGCCGACGAGATCGACGTCGTCAACATGAGCCTGGGCGGCTCGGGCACGGACGACGGCAACTGCGGCAAGACCAACAACGACGCCATGCACCAGGCGATCTGCAACTCGGTGGCGAAGGGCGTCACCTACGCCGTCGCCGCCGGCAACGACCACACCGACGCGGCCGGCTTCGTCCCGGCCGCCTACGACGAGGTGATCACGGTCAGCGCGCTGGCCGACTTCGACGGCAAGCCGGGCGGCCTCGGCAGCCCCACGTGCCGGTCGGACCGGGACGACACCTTCGCCAACTTCTCCAACTACGGGCGCGACGTGGACCTGATCGCCCCCGGCGTGTGCATCCGTTCCACCTTCATGAACGGCGGCTACTCCACCCTGTCCGGCACCTCCATGGCAGCACCCCACGTCGCGGGCGGCGCGGCCCTCCACCGGGCCACCCACCCCGGCGCCTCCCCCGCCGAGGTCAGGTCGGCCCTGGTGGCGGCGGGCGGCACGGACTGGACCTGGCCGTCGGAGGACGGTGACGGCGTCAAGGAGCCCCTGCTCCGGCTCCGTTCGTTCTGA
- a CDS encoding DUF6400 family protein, translated as MDQDRSPDLTPFEIDLTFEEARRRAEVVAALGPDWDPVAALEGEEAAYTLLYSGLDAGQQRTYDMLVAAGVLPEGGPGRAPSH; from the coding sequence ATGGACCAGGACCGTTCGCCCGACCTGACCCCGTTCGAGATCGACCTGACCTTCGAGGAGGCCCGGCGCCGGGCCGAGGTGGTGGCCGCGCTGGGACCGGACTGGGATCCCGTGGCCGCGCTGGAGGGCGAGGAGGCGGCCTACACGCTGCTCTACTCCGGTCTCGACGCCGGCCAGCAGCGGACATACGACATGCTCGTGGCCGCCGGTGTCCTTCCGGAAGGGGGCCCGGGCCGTGCGCCTTCCCATTGA